Genomic DNA from Paracoccus sp. MBLB3053:
GCAGGACAGGGCTGGCAGCCCCATCCGCATCAGATCGCCCTGCTCGCGTCACGGCATGACAGTCTGCTGGTCGCTCCGACAGGCGGCGGCAAGACGCTGGCGGGTTTCCTGCCTTCGCTGGTCGAACTGCGCAAGGGCGCGTGCAAGGGGTCGGTTCACACGCTATACGTCTCGCCCCTGAAGGCGCTGACCGCCGATATCGGTCGCAACCTCGCGCGACCGGTCGCCGAACTCGGGCTTCAGGTTCGCGTCGAGGACCGGACCGGCGATACCGGCGCAAGCCAGCGTCGGCGCCAGCGGGTGGATCCGCCCGAGATCCTGCTGACCACGCCCGAAAGCCTTGCGCTGATGCTGAGCTATCCCGAAGCGCCTGCGATCTTTGGCGGGTTGCGTCGGGTTGTTCTGGACGAACTGCATGCGCTTGCGGAATCGAAGCGCGGCGACCAGCTCATGCTCGGGCTATCGCGGCTGCGACGGCTCGCCCCCGGATTGCGGGTGACAGGACTTTCGGCAACGGTCGAGGACCCGAAGGCGCTGGCCGGCTTCATGGCAGGATCAGAGCCAGTGACTGTGATCGAAGCCGATCCCGGCCCTGATCCCGATATCGACATGCTGCCCACCGCCCGACCCGCGCCCTGGGCAGGGGGTGGGGGGCACTATGCCATCCCCGAGGTGCTTGACGCCGTCAGACGGGCCCGCACGACCATCATCTTCATCAACACGCGGGCGCAGGCGGAACTGTTCTTCCAGGCGCTTTGGGCCGCCAATGACGAGAACCTGCCGATCGGATTGCATCATGGCAGCCTTGCGCGCGAGCAGCGTTCGAAGGTCGAGGCCGCGATGGCGGCGGGCGAGTTGCGCGCCGTGGTGGCGACCGGCAGCCTTGACCTTGGCATAGATTGGGGAGCAGTCGATCTGGTGATCCAGATCGGCGCCCCCAAGAACGTCAAGCGGCTGGTGCAACGGATCGGGCGCGCCAACCATCGCTACAACGCCCCCTCGAAGGCGCGGATCGTCCCGGCAAACCGCTTCGAACAGATCGAATGCGTCGCAGCGCTCGAGGCCGTCCGAGCCCGTGACCTTGACGGAGATCCGCGTGGCGCGGGGCCGTTGGATGTCCTGTGCCAGCATATCTTGCTGACGGCCTGCGCCGGGCCATTCGACGCAGATGCGCTTTTTTCCGAGGTGCGAACAGCCGGTCCCTATCGCGCTCTAGACCGCGTGGCATTCGATGCCTGCCTCGATTTCGCGGCGACCGGAGGATATGCGCTGCGAGCCTATGATCGCTGGCAAAGGCTGATGCTGCGGGATGGATCATGGCAGCTGCGCGATCCGCGCGCCGCCAAGTTGCTGCGAATGAATGTCGGCACCATCGTCGAAGCCGAAATGGTCCGCGTTCGCCTGCGCGGGCGGGGCGGCACGCCCTTGGGCGAGGTCGAAGAGGCGTTCGCAGCCAGTCTTGTTCCCGGCGACAGCTTCCTGATCGGCGGCCGCGTCGTGCGCATGGACGCAATGCGCGAGATGGTGATCGAGGTCACCCCCGAGCCCAGGCGCGAACCCAAGATTGCCGTCTATTCTGGGGTGAAGCTCGCGATGTCGACGCAGCTTGCCCACCGCGTCCTTGCCCTGATCGGTGCGCCGGATCGCCATGCTGCCCTGCCGGGCGATACGCGGGACTGGCTTGCGCTGCAGGCCGAGGTTTCGCGCCTGCCTGAGCCGGGCCTGCTGCTTTCCGAGAGCTTTCCACATGCCGGGCTTTGGCATTTCGCGCTTTACGGTTTTGCTGGGCGGAACGCGCTACAGACCCTCGGTCTGCTTCTGGCGCGCGAGATGGAGGAAGAGGGGCTGGGACCGCTGGGTTTTCTGTCCACCGATTACGCGCTGCTGATCTGGACGCTGGACCCGGTGCGCGGGCCAAGCTCGCTGCTTGATGCGACGCGCCTGCGTGCGGGCTTGGGCGATTGGCTGGGCGAAAACGCCGTAATGAAACGGACATTTCGGAATGTCGCAACGGTTGCGGGACTAATCCAGCGCAATATGCCCGGCCTGCGCAAGACCGGGCGGCAGGCCACCTTCACGAGCGATATCCTTTATGACACGCTGCGAAAATACGACCCCGATCATCTGCTGCTCAGGATCACGGGTGATGAGGCAGGACGCGGGCTCGTGGATTTCGGCCGGATCGAAGAGATGCTGGCCCGTTCGCCTCGGCGCGAGCATCGCAACCTCGAGCGTGTCTCTCCCCTTGCCGCCCCGTTGCTGCTGGAGATCGGCAAAGTTCCGATCCGTGGCGAGGGCCGCGAAAGGATGGCCCAGATCGAAGCCGAGGCCTTGATGCGCGAAGCAGGGCTGGAGATGCAGGGATGAGCAGCTATCAATTCGCCTTCCATGGATTGCACCTTGAAGCCCGCGCCTCCGGCGCGCTTTGGTGGGCAGAAGGTCGCTGCCTGATCGTCGCCGACCTTCATCTTGGAAAATCCGAAAGGCTGGCGCGGCGCGGCGGCCCGCTTTTGCCACCATATGAGGGCATGGTGACGCTTGATCGGCTGACGGCCGAGGTCGAAACGCTCGAACCGGCCCGGATCGTCAGTCTTGGCGACGCGTTCGACGATGATCTGGTTGCACATTCACTGGACGAGCAGATGACGCGTGGTCTTGGCCAGCTTGCCGAAGGGCGGGACTGGTTCTGGGTTGCCGGAAATCACGATCCCGCAAGTGCCTGTTCCCTGTTTGGTGCCGCGGGACCCGAGAGCCGGCTGGGGCAGGTGGCGCTGCGTCATGTCGCTTGTCCCGGAGCGGGGCCGGATATTTCGGGTCATTTCCATCCTGTGATCCGCCTTGCAGGAGAGCGGCGCAAATCCTTCCTGCTTGGGAAGCAACACCTCATTCTCCCCGCTTTCGGCGCCTATACCGGGGGGCTCTGCGCCAATGACCCGGCCCTGCGGAACCTTGTGCCCGAGGGAATCGCGATCTGCTGCGGCCGCCGTGCTTTGCCTCTGCCTATTGGAGCCGTCGCTTTGCCAGGCCGTCATCGCAGGCGCTGAAATGAAATGGGGCCGCAATCGCGGCCCCGATGTCTGCATGTCAGCTCTGGATCAGAAGCTGAAGTTCACACCGACTTTCAGGTTGTTGTAATCGACCGTCGCCTTGGTGCTGTATTCGCCGAACTCCAAGGTTTCCTTGCCGAAATTGGCATATTCATATTCGCCGGTGATCGAGGTGCGTTCGTTGATTTTCTTTTCGACGCCCAGGCCCAGGATGTAGCCGTCGGTGTCGTAGCCAACGTCTTCGCCCGCGATATCATAGTCGACATCGGCGCGGGCCCAGCCGGCGATCCCGTAAACCAGCATGTCGGGGCGAACCGCGTAGCCGGTCTTGAAGCGCAGGGCCAGGACGTTCTTGACCTTCGATTCGGCGCCGTATTCGGTGCCGCCGATCATGCCGCTGGTGTCACCCTTGATGTCGGTGATTTCCCAGCCGAGTTCCGGGCCGAAAACCCATTTGTCGCGCTGCCAGCGGTAACCGGCGCGGATGCCGGCATTGGCACCGTCCATTTCCAGTTCGCCGATATCGCCGAGGAGAGTGTCGGTCGAATCGCTGATGCCGATCCGATCCTTGCCGCCGAAGCCGTAGCCCAGGGTCGCACCGGCATAGCCACCGGCCCAGTCCAGGACCGGTTCTTCGATCGGGGCAATGATCGGCTCGACGACCGGCGGAGTATAGCCGCCTGCATTCGCCGCGATGCCTGCCCCGAGAGTAAGCGAGGCCGCCATTACAGTGATCTTCTTGATACTCATTTATAGTCTCCAGAGGCTAAATGCGTTGATCCGCATGGATAACAGACCGCGAGGGATGCGTCCGCGCGTGACGCGCGTTAGCTGCAACGCAGAAAACATCCGTCGCGTCCGAATTCCAAGCGTTAATACTTGGTGAGACCCGTTAATCTTTTCCGCCTGTGGTAAACTTGTCGAGAACGAACTCGCGTAAACGAGCTGTCAATCCGTTGAAGGGAAGCGCGTAAAGATGCGCGCAGTTTACGTAAAATCAATGAGTTAGCCTGCCAACATTGCGGATAAAGTTGCGCCGACTTAGCGCATAAAATTTCGCGTCTAAGACTTTTATTTTTATTGATAAATATCAACTAGTTGTACCTATTTTTGTGATTTAGACGCGCGCTGTCGAACTGACGACTTTGCTTGTGCAGCATTTTATGAGGTGGCGTCGGGGGTCAGCAATCAGGGCTTGGCTGGGCGAAGTCTGCGGGATCAAGATCCTCGAAAAACTCGGCGGGCGGCGGCGACACGATTCCGGCCAGAATTCCGAACTTGACCCGTGCAGTTTTCGGTTTGGTCTCGGGCCCGTCGCCTTTCGCTTCGGCAACATGGCGGGCAATGGCTCCGGCATCGCCCTCGTGGATCGCTAGGAATAATGAACGCCCACCCAGCGCATCGTCGGGGGTGAGCAGGATATCCAGGATCACCCACGGGTCGTCGTCGTCATGCGCCATCAAGACAGGGTCGAGGCCCGGAAGCATCTCGCCAAGCTTTGCTATGAGCTCGCGGCGATGTGTGATGGAGCTATCAGCGGCTTTTGACTGGGTCATGTGCCATAGTGGCACAGGGCAAGGGGAGTCGCCACGCTGTACGCACTTCTGGCCGCGCCGTTCTCGCTCCCGCATATAGCCTTTGATGATCAGGTAGCCGCCGGTGAAGCGTTGGTCCTCGCAACCTGTCGACTACCCGCTTTGCCCTCTGCCGCTGACGTTGGGGCGTAAGTGGATCGGACTAGCCGGGTCGAAATCTGCAGGATCCGGATCCTCGGGAAAGCCTCGGTCGGCGGGAGTGCATGCCGCCCAAAATCCCGATTTTGCGTGGCGTTCCCGGGCTGCTTAAGCGAACCCGTCGCCCTTCGCTTGGGCGATATGCCGGGCAATGGCCCGCTCATCGCCCTCTTGAATTGCTTCGAGCAATGTTCGTCCACCCAAGGCGCTGTTGGCCGCTCGCGCGTCTTCTTGTCGGCTTGTCTCGGGAAGATCGTCACCGTCGCGAGATGCTGAAGGAGTTCATGAGAACGAGCGGTGCGGACGACGACGTCTAACTATCTAATTCCAATGCTTTTAGATGATTTTCGCCAGATCTGACATCGCGACCAGATGGCCGCGCCAAACGGTTCCTTCTGAAGTTGCGCCAGTCGTCTGGATCTCCTTTCCCGCGAGCTTCTTCAGCATACTGCGCGATGATGTGCCGGCCTGCTGCGCGAGGACGGATACCGGGACATAGGCCATCTGGAAGCGGGTGAGCGCGGCGGTGCTGATCACGCGCTTCAGTCCACCTGCATGTTCTGTGGTCTCATGCGCGATAAGACCCTGCTGGCACCAGCCCGAAATACATTGCTCCTTCCAGCCGGTCTGCCGTGCAATTTCTTGAACTGTCAGGCCGGTGCCGCGCCTGGCCTTACCCAACAGCAGCTGAACTTCCGCGAGCGGGAACCGGAACTTGCTGAATGCGCCGGAGGTGCTGTGATGGCACGGGGGCAAGGCGCCCTCATTGATGGCCTGAAAGACGGAGATTAGACCCGACCGATCGGTCGTGTAGCGCAGGTTGAGCTCTTGCAGCGCGATCGTCTTTCCGGGGACGGGCGTCACGTTTTTTCGCGATGCCTGCCACCATGGCCTCGAGCGCATCGAGGTGATGTGGCCCTTCGACCAGCGGCGGCAGTTCCTTCGGCAGGCTCGCGGCAAATATGCCGGCCTCGGTAAGCAGATCGTATTGTTTGCGCGAAACGCCAAGGAATTCACGTGCGCGCGTCTTGTCGATGTAGCGCTGGCGGTTGGTGATGGTGGACTCGACGGTTTCCAGATCGATGGTCGTGTGGCGGTGTCCAAAGCCACTCGTGAAGGTTCTGCCTGCGATGGCCCCATCCGCGACCGCCTCGACGATGCGTCCCGCCCTGATACCGATCCGCCGCCCGGCCTCGGCGGCGCTGATCCAGCGCCTGTCCAGGGAACGCGAGGCTTGGGCAGCGCCAACATAGCTGCCGTCAAACTCCTGGCGAACGACGTGTTCAAAGGCTTGGTGGAACACCCGGTAGGCTGGATGCCGGAAGCGCATGAAACGCTGATACCACTTGCCCAGCCGTGCAGGGGCCGAGGCCCTTTCCTGATCACCCTGTCGCAGGCGCAAGGAGACATCCCGCTCAAATGCCTCAGGCCAGCTGCTTAGCAGAGGTTCGATGCTGCGCAGTTGATTGCGGGCTTCCTCGACAGTCTTCGGCAGGACGATCTTGCCATGTTTTCCGGTGATGGGTGCGGTCTGGCTCGCGATGAGGAAGAGCAGGAAGGAACTGATATCGGACGGCGTTTGAAAGGTGAGCGAGGGCGGCAGGTTGCCGCGGCTCGGATGCATCTCCCCTGCGATCAATGCGGAAACGGCAACCTCCCAATCACCTGCCGCTTCGCGCCCGCACTGGGTCAGATTGTGCCCGCAGCGGCAGGTTGCGTGGCCGCCATGACCGGGCTGCATCGTCTCGGCGCAGATCGGGCAGAAATCCACGAGGACAATTTCGTGCTCTGGACAGGCTGTGACGAAGCAATGCTGCCATGCCTGGTGGCGGGGATTCCCGCTGGCAAGGCATTCGTGGCAGACCGGGGCCGAATGCCGCCTCTGGAAGCGGGAGGCTGTTCCGGGAATTCGTTCAGGACATGTGCCGACATGCGCAGGACGCGAACCAGTAGACCGGTTGCCTCGTCCGCGTCGAGAAGCCGAAGATCTGCGATCAGCGCCTGAACATCGCGATGCCTCAGCTTCGCCTGCATCCAGAAGAGGTCGAAAACCATCTCGCGCAACTCGCTCCCTCGCCCGGCCTGCGCGAGATGGAAAGCGAACCAGTCGTGGAAATAGCCGTCATCTTCTTGCGGCAGCCAGTCCGCACCGGAGGTCGCCCGGTAGCCGCTGACGATGGCCCCATGGATCGGGCGGGGCTCCTTCAGGCGGCCACGCAGATAGTCGCAGACGAGATCGTGCAGCTTCCATCTGGCTTCGCCACCTGCCGCCACATCCCGGATGAGCAGCGAGGTATCCACCAGCCGGTTGCAAAGCCGCCGGACCTGCCGTGGATCCTGGCCGAGCACTGGCAGATCGTGCCAGAGCGCGCTGAGCGCCTCGATCGGGATCTCAGCATCCTCCGGGATGATAGCGCAGCGGGCGAGGGCAATCGCATCCTCCTGATCGAGGGTCCGGAAGCTCAGGTCGATCGCCCCGAACATGCCGGCATTGCCATCGTAGCCTTCTATCTCGGCCTCGAGGTCGCCGAGATCGTGTACCAGAAGCGCTTCCAGCCCGTCTTGCCAGTTGATGCGGTCGCTGGCGATGGCGGCCCCGAAGCAGCTGATCGCAAGCGGCAGGAAGCCGCATTCCTCCACGATGGCATCTGCAATATCGGGCAGCTGTCCGGGGGAGGCCTTGGCCCAGGCTGCCAGCAGTTCTCGCCCTTGGGCCGCATCAAGCTGATCAAGCGCCTGGGCCTCGGCGCCCAGTTTGGCCAGAACCGTTTGAAAGCGTGTCGTGACGACGAAGACCGCGCTGTCGCCGAGTTCCGCAAAGGCACTCGCCTGCTCGGTCGTCCAGATATCGTCGAGCACGATCAGGCAACGGCGTCCCGCCAGCGCCTGCCGCAATTGCGCCTGACCATCCGATATCGTTTCGATCACCGCCGGTTGACCGGTGAGGTCGCGCAACAATTGCCGCTGAACCTCCCTGGGATCGGTCGTGCGGCCCAGGACGCACCAGTAGCGCTCGCCGCCATAGGCCGCGGCGATCTCCGAGTCGCGCAGTAGCGCCTTGGCGAGGACCGTCTTGCCGAGCCCACCCTTCAGCCCAGCAACCTTGCTTGCCGCACCCCGGCAGTAATGCCCGAAAGCACCTTTTCCCGTAGCGGGGCCAGGAATGCCTCGCGCGACACGAAGTTGCGCGGCAAGGGCGGAAGCCGGGCCTCGCCGGGGGTGGGCACCATCACAGCCGAGAGATCGACCGCCTTGGCGATCGTGCCGACCGGGATCGCATAGGCGATCGTCACGTTGTCCCGCGTCTTCTTCGAGACCAGCAGACCGATCAGGCAGCCGGTCTTCAGATCGAGAACAGCTGCCCCGCTGAAGCCGCCCGCCACGACGCGCTCGCTGTTGGCAGGATCGATTTGCAGCCGACTGCGGTCGTCCAGCCCACGCGTCGCGCCAAGTACCGTGTCGAAGCTGTTTCCGCCGGGGAAGCCGCTCATCGCCACGGGCCGGTCGAGGGCATTGCCGAGATCCATGTCCGTGAAGCGTGGGGGGAGAACTCCGGCAGGAAAATCTGCCGTGCCGACAAGTTCGAGCAGCGCCAGATCCTCGGCGATGCCGAATTCCGGCTCGGCCATGGGCGGCACCCAGCCGTCCGCGCGGAGCTTCATCTCGAAGTCCGCACCGCCCCCGAGTCGCAGCGGCAGGGTGATCCGGATTTCGCCTTCCGGCACGGATGGGTCCAGCCCGTCCCGGCCAAGCGCGTCATAGACGACATGCGCGCAGGTCAGGACCTGCCTCGGGCCGATGACCACCCCGGTCCCGGCAGCATCTTGGGAACCTTGACGCAGAATTTTCGCGAGCGAGGCGGAATGCGCGGCCATGTCCCGCTCAGCTGCCAGATATCGGCTTCCAGGTCGCCTTCAACGACAAGGTCGCCTCGGCATCGGTCGAGGCCAGGACGATGCCGGCCTTGGCGCTGAACTTGAGGCCGAAGGTCAGTTCGAGCTGCTCCGGTTTCAAGGCCGTGGCAAAACCCTCCAGGATCTCCCTTGTCGCCTCCTCGACGCCCTTCAGGGCATCGGTGAACTTGCGGCCCGTGTCCTCGACGATTTCGGCCTTGGATGAAGAGATGCGTTCCTCTTCACCGCCGCTGGCGGCAACCTCGACGGCCACCGTGCCGCCGCTTTCCAAGGCAAAGGTCTGGATCTTTGTCGCCATTCGCAAACTCCGAAAATCATGAAGAAATCAGCAGTCGAACATCGAACGATAGGTTTCAGTGTTGCGCGGTTTCAGGAATTTGCAAGCGGAGGTTTCACGCTGTCAACGCGATGTCGGAAATCAATAGCGAGTTCGGAAAGTTCTGCCTTCGGGCGGGCAAAGCTGGGCGATCAAAGCAGGCACATGGCGACTGCGGTAGGCCGTCAAAGTTCGCGCGGTCTTGCCCAAGGCATCGACGGGCCATCAACTGGGGCCGCTTCAAAGCGATAACTGATGTTGATGGGCGACGGCGAGCATTTTAAGATTCTATTATCAAGCGGAGTTCACGAAGGGTCCGCCCATCTGACGTTCTTCCTCGAGATGGGGCGGGTCGGCAGAAAAGTCAGAATTTTTGTAGTGACTTGAATTTATGATATAATTTTTGGAGGCGAGTTTTCGGGACGCGCAACTTATGCGCTACGCGCAAATTTATGCGCGTCCCTACAATCCGTCATATATCAAGGTTTTCTACGCTTAGGGCATTCTGCTGAATAAAGTCGCGGCGCGGCTCGACCACGTCACCCATCAGCTTGGTGAAGATATCGTCGGCCTCGCTCAGATCCTCGACGCGGACCTGCAGCATCGTGCGCGCCGCCGGGTCCAGCGTGGTTTCCCATAGCTGTTCCGGGTTCATCTCTCCCAATCCCTTGTAGCGCTGCAGAGACAGCCCCTTTTCCCCCTCGAGGAAGATCGCCTGCAGCAGGTTGAGCGGCCCGTGGATCGGAATGTCGCGATCCTTGCGGATCAGGTGAGCGGTCTGTCCGTAGATCTCCTGCAGGCTTTCGGTCATCGCACCCAGGCGACGACTTTCCCCACTGCGCAGCATCGGGCCGTCCAGCGTCCGTGATTCCTCGACGCCGCGCAGTTGGCGGGTCAGGCGAATGCCGGCATCCTGCGTCGGGCGGCCGGACCAGCCGCGCTCATATTCCTCGGCGATCATGTCGAGCCGCGCGGCGACAGCCTGCGCCACGCCCTGCGCATCCGCGTCGACACGGCCCTGGACGAGCGCGCCTGCAATCGCGGCCTGCTCGGTGATATGGGACGGGTAATGGGTCGGATAGGCGCGCAGGATCCGGCGCGCGGTGCGGGCTTCATCCACCACGCGGGCAAGGTCGGCGCCCGAGATGTTCTCGCCATTGCCGAGGCGTAGCGAGGCGCCGTCGATGCCCTGCTCGATCAGGTAGTCTTCAAGCGCGGCCTCGTCCTTCAGATAGACCTCCGAGCGACCCCGGCTGACTTTGTAAAGCGGGGGTTGCGCGATATAGAGATGCCCCGCCTCGATCAGTTCGGGCATCTGGCGGAAGAAGAAGGTCAGCAGAAGCGTGCGGATATGCGCGCCGTCCACGTCGGCATCGGTCATGATGACGATCTTGTGGTAGCGCAGCTTGCCGAGGTTGAATTCGTCGCGGCCGATCCCGGTGCCAAGCGCTGTGATCAGCGTGCCGACCTGAT
This window encodes:
- a CDS encoding NB-ARC domain-containing protein, with amino-acid sequence MPGPATGKGAFGHYCRGAASKVAGLKGGLGKTVLAKALLRDSEIAAAYGGERYWCVLGRTTDPREVQRQLLRDLTGQPAVIETISDGQAQLRQALAGRRCLIVLDDIWTTEQASAFAELGDSAVFVVTTRFQTVLAKLGAEAQALDQLDAAQGRELLAAWAKASPGQLPDIADAIVEECGFLPLAISCFGAAIASDRINWQDGLEALLVHDLGDLEAEIEGYDGNAGMFGAIDLSFRTLDQEDAIALARCAIIPEDAEIPIEALSALWHDLPVLGQDPRQVRRLCNRLVDTSLLIRDVAAGGEARWKLHDLVCDYLRGRLKEPRPIHGAIVSGYRATSGADWLPQEDDGYFHDWFAFHLAQAGRGSELREMVFDLFWMQAKLRHRDVQALIADLRLLDADEATGLLVRVLRMSAHVLNEFPEQPPASRGGIRPRSATNALPAGIPATRHGSIASSQPVQSTKLSSWISARSAPRRCSPVMAATQPAAAGTI
- a CDS encoding trypsin-like serine peptidase encodes the protein MAAHSASLAKILRQGSQDAAGTGVVIGPRQVLTCAHVVYDALGRDGLDPSVPEGEIRITLPLRLGGGADFEMKLRADGWVPPMAEPEFGIAEDLALLELVGTADFPAGVLPPRFTDMDLGNALDRPVAMSGFPGGNSFDTVLGATRGLDDRSRLQIDPANSERVVAGGFSGAAVLDLKTGCLIGLLVSKKTRDNVTIAYAIPVGTIAKAVDLSAVMVPTPGEARLPPLPRNFVSREAFLAPLREKVLSGITAGVRQARLLG
- a CDS encoding ligase-associated DNA damage response DEXH box helicase; protein product: MILPPEFQDWFAGQGWQPHPHQIALLASRHDSLLVAPTGGGKTLAGFLPSLVELRKGACKGSVHTLYVSPLKALTADIGRNLARPVAELGLQVRVEDRTGDTGASQRRRQRVDPPEILLTTPESLALMLSYPEAPAIFGGLRRVVLDELHALAESKRGDQLMLGLSRLRRLAPGLRVTGLSATVEDPKALAGFMAGSEPVTVIEADPGPDPDIDMLPTARPAPWAGGGGHYAIPEVLDAVRRARTTIIFINTRAQAELFFQALWAANDENLPIGLHHGSLAREQRSKVEAAMAAGELRAVVATGSLDLGIDWGAVDLVIQIGAPKNVKRLVQRIGRANHRYNAPSKARIVPANRFEQIECVAALEAVRARDLDGDPRGAGPLDVLCQHILLTACAGPFDADALFSEVRTAGPYRALDRVAFDACLDFAATGGYALRAYDRWQRLMLRDGSWQLRDPRAAKLLRMNVGTIVEAEMVRVRLRGRGGTPLGEVEEAFAASLVPGDSFLIGGRVVRMDAMREMVIEVTPEPRREPKIAVYSGVKLAMSTQLAHRVLALIGAPDRHAALPGDTRDWLALQAEVSRLPEPGLLLSESFPHAGLWHFALYGFAGRNALQTLGLLLAREMEEEGLGPLGFLSTDYALLIWTLDPVRGPSSLLDATRLRAGLGDWLGENAVMKRTFRNVATVAGLIQRNMPGLRKTGRQATFTSDILYDTLRKYDPDHLLLRITGDEAGRGLVDFGRIEEMLARSPRREHRNLERVSPLAAPLLLEIGKVPIRGEGRERMAQIEAEALMREAGLEMQG
- a CDS encoding CU044_2847 family protein, producing the protein MATKIQTFALESGGTVAVEVAASGGEEERISSSKAEIVEDTGRKFTDALKGVEEATREILEGFATALKPEQLELTFGLKFSAKAGIVLASTDAEATLSLKATWKPISGS
- a CDS encoding outer membrane protein, which codes for MSIKKITVMAASLTLGAGIAANAGGYTPPVVEPIIAPIEEPVLDWAGGYAGATLGYGFGGKDRIGISDSTDTLLGDIGELEMDGANAGIRAGYRWQRDKWVFGPELGWEITDIKGDTSGMIGGTEYGAESKVKNVLALRFKTGYAVRPDMLVYGIAGWARADVDYDIAGEDVGYDTDGYILGLGVEKKINERTSITGEYEYANFGKETLEFGEYSTKATVDYNNLKVGVNFSF
- the pdeM gene encoding ligase-associated DNA damage response endonuclease PdeM, producing the protein MSSYQFAFHGLHLEARASGALWWAEGRCLIVADLHLGKSERLARRGGPLLPPYEGMVTLDRLTAEVETLEPARIVSLGDAFDDDLVAHSLDEQMTRGLGQLAEGRDWFWVAGNHDPASACSLFGAAGPESRLGQVALRHVACPGAGPDISGHFHPVIRLAGERRKSFLLGKQHLILPAFGAYTGGLCANDPALRNLVPEGIAICCGRRALPLPIGAVALPGRHRRR